The nucleotide window CCCCTTTTTCGTGAGTTTTTCCGCTTCGGCACGCAAACAGGAGTTTGCCGCTACGCCCCCAGCCACCACGATGGCAGGAATGCCGAATGCCTTGGCCGCCCTTTCGCAGCGGCTGAGCAGCGCTTTGACCACGCTTTGCTGAAGTGAAGCGGCAAAATGGGCAGTACCGGTTTCCGTGAGCGGCTTTTCCCCGCCATGTGTCACATCCCGGTGTTTGTACAGGAGCGCCGTCTTGAGACCTGAAAACGAGAGGTCATAGGGGCTCCCGGTAATCCGGGGGACGGGCAACGGGAAAACAGAAGCGTCGCCGCTCCGTGCGGCGAGGTCGATGGCCGGACCTCCCGGATATCCGAGCCCCAGCACCTTGGCACACTTGTCGAATGCTTCACCGGCGGCATCGTCGCGGGTTGCGCCGATCTGCCGGCACATTCCGGGCGCTTCGATAACGTACAGGCTCGTATGGCCACCCGAGACCAGCAGTGCAATACAGGGAGCAGGAGGCGCACCGGGGGCGAGTTCAATGGAGGCAAGGTGCCCTTCGAGGTGATTGATTCCGTAAAGCGGAACGTCAGTGGCGAAAGAAAGTCCTTTGGCAAAGTTGAGCCCTACATGAAGGCAGCCAGCCAGACCCGGCCCGGCTGTGGCGGCGATGGCGTCGAGGCTGGCCGG belongs to Deltaproteobacteria bacterium and includes:
- the tsaD gene encoding tRNA (adenosine(37)-N6)-threonylcarbamoyltransferase complex transferase subunit TsaD: MKILGIETSCDETAVALLNDGHVVSSLVYSQIRDHAQYGGVVPELAARKHLEILPALYGKLRRETGLDPASLDAIAATAGPGLAGCLHVGLNFAKGLSFATDVPLYGINHLEGHLASIELAPGAPPAPCIALLVSGGHTSLYVIEAPGMCRQIGATRDDAAGEAFDKCAKVLGLGYPGGPAIDLAARSGDASVFPLPVPRITGSPYDLSFSGLKTALLYKHRDVTHGGEKPLTETGTAHFAASLQQSVVKALLSRCERAAKAFGIPAIVVAGGVAANSCLRAEAEKLTKKGLTFFFPPLSFCTDNAAMIARAAHGRIQRGEKPDGLAISARSRWPVADTLPAGSEIPARKKPRTGR